In Gammaproteobacteria bacterium, one DNA window encodes the following:
- a CDS encoding toxic anion resistance protein, with product MEQELISSKDMLEATKALPEVKNAMIVYQEAEAEDKQAIEGLINEIDMTDTNSIIFFGNKAQEQLSTVSENMLEGVRNKDLGSAGDSLNEVVATLRGFDVSGLDPNVKQSFFARLFGKAKPLVKFMQQYEQVQKQIDSITNNLDDHKGKLLHDIVALDRLYEANLQYFHDLDLYIAAGEEKLRELDEETIPEKAKLVSATDDMLEAQELRDMRSARDDLERRVHDLKLTRQVTLQSLPSIRLVQENDKGLVTKINSTVANTIPLWKQQLATAVTIARSGAAARTIKEATDLTNELLEKNAENLQQANKMTREQIERGVFDIESVKKANQSLIDTIQESLQIADEGKRMRKEAEGQLIETENALRKQLAAASAHVSGSS from the coding sequence ATGGAACAAGAACTCATCTCCAGCAAGGACATGCTGGAAGCCACCAAGGCTTTGCCGGAAGTGAAAAACGCCATGATCGTCTATCAGGAAGCCGAAGCAGAGGACAAGCAGGCCATTGAAGGACTGATCAACGAGATTGATATGACCGATACCAATTCGATCATCTTTTTTGGCAACAAAGCACAGGAACAACTGTCGACCGTGTCTGAAAACATGCTCGAAGGGGTGCGCAATAAAGATCTCGGCTCGGCCGGTGATTCTTTAAATGAAGTGGTGGCTACTTTACGCGGCTTTGACGTAAGTGGTCTGGACCCGAATGTTAAGCAAAGCTTTTTTGCCCGCTTGTTCGGTAAAGCCAAACCTTTGGTCAAATTCATGCAACAGTACGAGCAGGTGCAAAAGCAGATCGACAGCATTACCAATAATCTGGATGATCATAAAGGCAAGCTCTTGCATGATATTGTTGCCCTGGATCGTTTGTACGAAGCCAATTTGCAGTATTTTCATGATCTCGATCTGTATATTGCAGCCGGTGAAGAAAAATTACGTGAACTGGATGAAGAGACCATTCCGGAAAAAGCCAAACTGGTTTCAGCCACCGACGACATGCTGGAAGCCCAGGAACTGCGGGACATGCGCAGCGCCCGCGATGACCTCGAGCGACGCGTGCACGACTTGAAATTAACCCGTCAGGTCACTTTGCAAAGCTTGCCAAGTATTCGTCTGGTGCAAGAAAATGATAAAGGTCTGGTCACCAAGATCAATTCTACTGTGGCCAACACGATCCCGTTATGGAAACAACAACTCGCCACCGCGGTAACCATTGCGCGATCGGGTGCTGCGGCCAGAACCATCAAAGAAGCCACCGACCTCACCAATGAACTGCTTGAGAAAAACGCCGAGAATTTGCAACAAGCCAATAAAATGACCCGCGAGCAGATAGAACGTGGTGTTTTTGATATTGAAAGTGTTAAAAAAGCCAATCAAAGCCTGATCGATACCATTCAGGAAAGTTTGCAAATTGCCGATGAAGGCAAACGTATGCGTAAAGAGGCCGAAGGGCAATTGATCGAAACTGAAAATGCCCTGCGTAAGCAACTTGCTGCTGCCAGCGCACATGTTAGTGGAAGCTCGTGA
- a CDS encoding DUF502 domain-containing protein produces the protein MKALRSFLVAGLLIWVPVIITIFVVRFLINVSDRALLLIPLKYRPETLLGFNIPGLGVIFAFLVLLVTGLLARNYFGTFIVAGWEKLMSRIPVVRTVYHGARQIAETVFADNSSAFSKVCLIEYPRRGAWSLCFQTSTEVGEVQGRTNRKVVSVFVPTTPNPTSGFVIILPVEDVIELDMSVDEGLRMIISLGVVVPKWKNPADFLAKQDEEQE, from the coding sequence ATGAAAGCATTACGTAGCTTCCTGGTAGCAGGTCTGCTAATTTGGGTACCGGTTATCATCACAATATTTGTCGTGCGCTTCCTGATCAACGTCAGTGACCGCGCTTTATTGTTGATCCCGCTCAAATACCGTCCGGAAACATTATTGGGTTTCAATATTCCCGGACTGGGCGTGATTTTTGCATTTTTGGTGTTGTTGGTCACCGGCTTGTTGGCGCGAAATTACTTTGGGACATTTATTGTTGCCGGGTGGGAAAAATTAATGTCACGCATACCGGTGGTGCGCACGGTGTATCATGGAGCGCGTCAGATCGCGGAAACCGTATTTGCTGACAACTCCAGTGCTTTCTCAAAGGTTTGTTTGATCGAGTATCCGCGTAGAGGTGCCTGGAGTCTGTGTTTTCAGACCTCCACCGAGGTCGGGGAAGTTCAAGGGCGCACCAATCGCAAGGTGGTCAGTGTATTTGTCCCAACCACTCCCAATCCAACGTCGGGTTTCGTCATCATCCTTCCGGTTGAGGACGTTATCGAGCTGGATATGAGTGTGGATGAAGGGCTGCGCATGATCATCTCTCTAGGTGTGGTGGTGCCAAAATGGAAGAACCCGGCAGATTTCCTGGCAAAGCAGGACGAGGAACAGGAATAA
- a CDS encoding zinc ribbon domain-containing protein — protein sequence MPIYEYQCGSCNQISDALQKMSDAPLVTCPECNEDALKKLVSAPRFRLAGSGWYETDFKNDNKRNLASSDDKESKVKNAANKADQSKAGSSETNSASGESKSTTKNKSTGTSNKGDGKAA from the coding sequence ATGCCAATCTACGAATATCAATGCGGTTCTTGTAATCAGATAAGCGACGCCTTACAAAAAATGAGTGACGCCCCTTTGGTCACCTGTCCCGAATGCAACGAAGATGCCCTGAAAAAACTGGTCTCGGCGCCGCGGTTCAGACTGGCTGGTAGTGGCTGGTATGAAACAGACTTTAAGAATGATAATAAACGCAATCTGGCTTCTTCAGATGACAAGGAAAGCAAAGTCAAGAATGCCGCCAATAAAGCGGATCAGTCTAAAGCCGGTAGCAGTGAAACTAATTCAGCATCTGGTGAGTCCAAGTCAACCACGAAAAATAAATCGACTGGTACAAGCAATAAGGGTGACGGCAAAGCCGCATAA
- a CDS encoding hotdog fold thioesterase encodes MTIWKKPASLEQLNKLSNDCMVEHLGIEFTEIGHDYLKASMPVDKRTHQPMGLLHGGASVALAETIGSSAAVLACPDGYAGVGLEINANHMRGVRSGHVHATAKPLHIGRTTHVWAIEIVNDAGKMVCASRLTMAIIEAG; translated from the coding sequence ATGACAATTTGGAAAAAACCAGCCAGCCTGGAACAATTGAATAAACTCAGTAATGACTGCATGGTCGAACATTTGGGCATCGAGTTCACCGAGATCGGGCACGATTATCTCAAGGCCAGTATGCCGGTGGATAAACGCACTCATCAACCCATGGGTTTATTGCACGGAGGCGCTTCGGTTGCTCTGGCTGAAACCATTGGCAGTAGTGCAGCCGTTTTGGCGTGTCCGGACGGTTACGCGGGTGTTGGACTGGAAATAAACGCCAACCATATGCGCGGCGTGAGAAGCGGGCATGTGCACGCCACCGCAAAACCATTGCACATTGGACGCACAACGCATGTGTGGGCTATCGAGATCGTTAATGATGCAGGCAAAATGGTGTGTGCGTCACGTTTGACCATGGCGATCATTGAAGCAGGGTAA